From Helicobacteraceae bacterium, a single genomic window includes:
- a CDS encoding YifB family Mg chelatase-like AAA ATPase: MNDEDLDFSGLKRFKRLKSATLDSAFAREVTLEASFTRGLPSFSVVGLADEAIREAKDRVKSALLLSGYQFPPLKVTVNLSPGDLRKSGSQMDLPIALIIALQNKPIDFGDFFCFAELGLDGQTRSSPTTFALALSLASQGLLKRVVTDPVSAQELARIPRVEAYAVRTLNEAIGFFSGANKIAPATSAALNAKTITIDQTYYYEEETSLDFLEVRGQKQAKRAALIAAAGFHNILFSGAPGTGKSMIIKRIAGILPPVSLSELLNIASLESLEGKTPSFKAARPLRNPHHTATRSSIFGGGSKESKMGETALANGGILFFDELPHFSKSILEAMREPLEDHRLLISRVNSKIVYETRFLFAAAMNPCPCGNLYSKRRECRCSQIEIERYQARLSDPFLDRIDLFTQMSDGEIDDEKGVTSAELRSLTLKAFVMQKKRGQTQLNGKLSDAETERYCIFDRQAEDTLTQAVQRFALSRRAIGKIRRVARTIADLDETETIDKRRLLEALSFRKR; encoded by the coding sequence ATGAACGACGAAGATTTGGATTTTAGCGGGCTAAAACGCTTTAAGCGGCTAAAAAGCGCGACGCTCGATAGCGCCTTCGCGCGCGAGGTAACGCTGGAGGCGAGCTTCACGCGCGGATTGCCGTCGTTTAGCGTCGTCGGGTTAGCCGACGAAGCGATCAGAGAGGCTAAAGATCGCGTAAAATCCGCGCTGCTGCTAAGCGGCTATCAATTCCCGCCGCTAAAAGTTACCGTCAATCTAAGCCCCGGCGATCTAAGAAAAAGCGGATCGCAGATGGACCTACCGATCGCGCTTATTATCGCGTTGCAAAACAAGCCGATCGACTTTGGGGATTTTTTCTGCTTTGCGGAGCTTGGCTTGGACGGGCAAACCAGATCGTCGCCCACGACCTTCGCGTTAGCCCTATCGCTCGCCTCGCAAGGGCTGTTAAAGCGCGTCGTTACCGATCCCGTTAGCGCGCAAGAGCTTGCGCGAATACCGCGCGTAGAGGCTTACGCGGTCAGAACGCTAAACGAGGCGATAGGTTTTTTTAGCGGCGCGAACAAGATCGCGCCCGCGACAAGCGCCGCTCTCAACGCCAAAACTATAACAATCGATCAAACCTACTATTACGAGGAAGAGACGTCGCTTGATTTTCTCGAGGTTCGCGGGCAAAAACAGGCGAAGCGCGCCGCGCTGATCGCCGCCGCGGGCTTTCATAATATCCTATTTAGCGGAGCGCCCGGCACGGGCAAAAGCATGATTATCAAACGAATAGCCGGAATATTGCCGCCCGTGAGTTTAAGCGAGCTGCTGAATATCGCGTCGTTAGAGAGCCTAGAGGGTAAAACGCCCAGCTTCAAAGCCGCCCGACCGCTAAGAAATCCGCATCACACCGCCACAAGAAGCAGCATATTCGGCGGAGGGAGCAAAGAGTCCAAAATGGGCGAAACGGCGTTAGCCAACGGCGGCATTCTGTTTTTCGACGAGCTGCCCCACTTTTCAAAGTCGATCCTAGAGGCGATGCGCGAACCGCTAGAAGATCACCGACTGCTTATCTCGCGCGTCAATAGCAAAATCGTGTATGAAACCCGCTTCTTATTCGCCGCGGCTATGAACCCATGCCCCTGCGGAAATCTATATAGCAAGAGGCGCGAATGCCGTTGCTCTCAAATCGAGATCGAGCGCTATCAAGCGCGCTTAAGCGATCCGTTTTTGGATCGCATCGATCTATTTACGCAGATGTCCGACGGCGAAATCGACGACGAGAAAGGCGTAACGAGCGCGGAGCTAAGATCGCTAACGCTAAAGGCGTTTGTTATGCAAAAAAAGCGCGGGCAGACGCAACTAAACGGCAAATTAAGCGACGCCGAAACGGAACGCTATTGCATTTTTGATCGCCAAGCCGAAGATACGCTAACGCAAGCCGTCCAAAGATTTGCCCTCTCGCGCCGCGCCATTGGTAAAATACGCCGCGTCGCGCGCACCATAGCCGATCTAGACGAAACGGAAACGATTGATAAACGGCGGCTGCTAGAGGCGCTCTCTTTTAGAAAGCGTTAG